catcttatttatttagtccTCTGTATCTGACCTTTATCAAAAAAGTCAGAGGAGTTTAAGAAGCATGAATAAACCCACATTTAAATGATTAGATACATGTTACTTTTATGCACGAGGGACAGACACGTACTTGTTTAGTCACCAGCCCTCTTTCACAGCAACATCAAGTTCCTTTCCTGGCAGGGAGTGTGATCCAATTACACTCCAGCCATTGACTCCACCCATAGTCTGTTAGTTTTGTACCATCACAGAGAATCACAAACTTTTATTACACTTTCAAACTCTAAACTTTGAATGAACATCCAACAATGTTAAAGGCATGAGACATGGACATTCCCTCGCTGCAGGTGATGCAACATGGCGCTTACAGATGTATGCTGCACTCTAGTGGACTAGCAGAGGCTATAAAACTTCATAGCTGCAGAAAAGTCTTTTAATGGGAGTTATTTCCTGTTATTTAATCTCAGTCACACATAAATGAGCTTGTTCAGTTCCAATGATGAATTCACTATCAACAGTTGTCAAGAGGTAAATAAAAGTACTGAGTTTCATGTGATATGCCTGGGTTTAAATTCATTTCAGGGCTCGTGTACACATTGAAAATTGGGTCAGGTATAGTGACATTGTCTTTTAAAGATTTGGTTTTGTCATTGGTTTTTCTGACATAATCAgattatttatgtgtgtttgatcAGTGGGTTATAATAGTGAAACAGGAGATAAAAGGTCTGGTTTAATACTTTGAAGATATTTAGGAGGCCTCTGCGAGACCTAAACTTCCTCCAGTTGAAACAACTTGAATGACTTTTAATCTGTAACCCTGTCAGGGCAGCAGTGCTGAGAGCGTGCCAAAAGTATCACAGTAAATCCTGGAGCTCTGTTTACTTATGGTCTTTTGAGTGATTAGATCAGTGGCATTAAGCTGTTAAAGGTTGCAGTTTGCATGCTTTTCATTTATTCTGTTCTGCCAGTAAACAGCCACAATTCATGACTCACCATCTGGAGGGCTATTACTCACTTTGCTCTTTACCTCCTCAAGCTTTGGCAGATAGTCACAAACTGTGATTAAACCATAAACGACATCAAATCAATCTCATCACTAGAAGAGAAACTGGGCAATGTCACCATCTAGTGGTAAAAGCTAGGAGGAAGATTTCTGTATAGAAGGAAAATGGATGAATTTGGCAGTGAGCTGCGGGGCACAGATACAAAAAAAGGCACTCAGCATCCACTAGATCGTCATCTTGCCTCTTTTCAGTgatattttgcattttaactGCTCTCTGCACCTCAACTTTAGTATTCTGTTTATGCTGAAGATGAAGAGTACACATATTCCTGCCACAGCGGATCTGCAGTGACACCCCATCCCACAGGTATTATACAATAAACTATAGGATATTATAGACACTTTTGTAAAATAATCATCAAAGGAAAACCTGTGcagttgtaaaataaaataaacaaaatcataACGAAAATAAAAACTGGATGTGATGTGGTATCCTTACTCAACCATGATTCTCAATATGGAAGGACTCAGATCAGTATGAAAAGCAAAAAAGAGGAGATATGAAAATTCCTATTTTTGACTGAGCCATGTCCTTTTCTAACAGAAAATGTTAACAACAGTCACTTCCAACAGATACTATTACGGGCCTTTTGACCCAAGAGACCCCTGGTAGGCCAGTTTGGTAATCCATCCAAGGGTACAATGCACCATTAAATCAGAATGAGTCATACGACATTTCACATACAACAATCATCCATGACTAAGCTCCACCGCTAATCATGTCACGAGGGGGTCTATAAGAGGAGATTGCACTTTTCCTTTGAGGAAAAGTGCTGGAAAAGTCCGCCTGGTCTGTCAGAGGTTTGAGAGAGTAGAATATAATTTCAATTCACATCAGACAACTAAACACTTATAGATCTTTCAGTAaccaattaaaacaaatggatgattaataaatacacatttcagcACTAAACTCTTGTCTAGTTATATGCGCTGCGTGTTTGCAATGTTGTTCTAAATGCATATAGGCTACAGTATGCCACTACTTCTTCTACTGCTTTCtacatctgtttttgttttgtacagataaaaaaaaattagcATTTTCGCTAATTCTGGCAAAATcctgtgtatttattaatttacacTGTCCATTctctcaaataaaataaactaagatttACCCCAATGCTAAAATTGCAATGCTGACCactatatattatgtatacacATCTCATTTAAATTTTGCAGCATCTGTATAATGTTGCAATGTATCCTTAGGTGCAGAAGTTTGGCCACATAGCTGTATTTTCTCACAATGGCCATATGGTGGCACTGTAGTATACATTTTGATTTCAGTATCcagtatttataaaaatgacaaacaagcTAAAAGCCTTTGTAAGTATGTACCTTTTTAATGCCCATATGCACTCTGTCACTGCATGGTTGTGGTTTTGtcttatgttttgttttatagaaGCTCTAAAAGTGGGCTGGAGATATTCCGTCAAGCCTTGAGCAGCACACCAACATACTTGACACATGTCGTAGAAAGTGTGAACCATACTTGTGAGTACTTGATGCAATGTTGCAAGAATGATTATGTAGCTCAACATCTATCAAACCATGAAAACATGCCTACCGGCAAAACGCATGGTTCCTTCCCGTCACAACAGAGGGAAAGCAGCCAGATGCTCAATATGAAGCGCAATGAGGACAAAACTATGTGGGGTTGGTGTAAAAAACAGAGGCCGCAGAGATGAAAATTCAGCATCACAAACACCAGAATGCcacataattaaaaaatgtaacaatgtCTGTAGTGATTTGACAAATACCTCCCAACTGTCAAATCAACTTTCTATTagtgaaaaaaaagagaccCCTAAAATGGGAAAAGCACACATTGCCTTGAATGAGAAAATGTATGTGCAAGAGTATTATTGTAAGTTTACCTTGTTGATAAATTTGCAAGTGGTTAAAAACCAAtggttttgtttgcttttaaagGTACAAAAGTTCCTCTACCCATTTAAAAATGCAGACCAAATaagtatatgtaaatatgttgatGAGTCCTGGGAGATGGCAGCTGATTGAATAATGGACATTGATTGATGATTGACAGCACCTGTGAGAAATGAGTTTTGTGTTGTAtaaaagcagcagcttcagttttGTTCAAGCATGAGCTACTCTTTCCATTGACACTCCACAAGTTCATCATTTGCAAGGCATCACTTCAGAATGGGTACCTTTTTAACTCTGTGTTCTTGTATTTGCTGAGGGTTTTTGACAGTATGTGTCTCTTGTTGTGCCTCatatatttgtactatgtttaatTTACTGAGTGTGCTAATTGTAATTTTCTATTTCTTGGTTTAGCAGCAAAGAGAGTGTTGATTGTATATGCACACCAGAGCTCAGGGTCATTCAATGCTGCAGCCAAAGATGCTGCTGAGGAAGTTTTAGCCGCCCAGGGCTGCACAGTTCAAGTATCTGACTTGTATGTCATGAAGTTTAAAGCCACTGCTACTGCTGAGGACATCACTGgtatacaaatatttatctggatttattttttattttagagtcTCGTTTTATTCTGGTTTTCAGAATTATAATCattttgtctctgcaggagaaGTTAAGAATGCAGATCACTTCCGTTATGCACAGGAGACTAATCTCGCATGGGAGGAGGGAAAACTGTGTGCTGACATCACTGAAGAACAACGCAAACTCACTGAGGCAGACCTCATCATCTTTCAGGTAGAGACTGAGTGACTAACGTGTGTTTAAGCCCTGACTCTGTGTTGCACTAACTTCAAGGCCTACTTCTCAGTTCCCCATGTACTGGTTCACTGTTCCTGCGATCATGAAGGGTTGGATCGACCGGGTGCTCACACTGGGCTTTGCCTACTCCCAAGAGAAACGCTACAGCCAGGGAATCTTTAAGGTAAAATATCAAATGGAGAGGTTTGCATTACTGTGGTaaagctgtttgtgtttatgctttaatttcttgttttttgGCACAGGACAAGAAGGCCATGCTCTCCTTCACAACTGGGTCTCATGAGTCCATGTTTAGTTCAAATGGCATTAATGGAGACATGAATGTCACACTGTGGCCACTGCAGGTACTGCATCAACCAAGCAATAAAAGAGTGATCGCTGTAACATTTGAAGTGACTCAACActaatgtgtttctctctctctcagaatgGCATCCTGCACTACTGTGGCTTCCAGGTTCTGGCTCCTCAGATCTTCTGGGCTCCGTCTGACATTCCCTCTGAGGTCCGCAGCACCATGCTTGAGGGCTGGCGTACACGACTGCAAGGTGTCCTGGGAGAGAAACCACTTTACTTCACTCCCTTGGACTGCTTTGATAGGGAGAAGGGTTATCAGCTGAAGCCTGAGGTCCATGAGAAACATGCCACCAAGGAGTTTGGACTGACCGTGGGGATCCACCTGGGCCTGGCACTACCACCCAACAACCAGATGAAAGCTGGAGTCTAAAGATGGCATTAGCTTGTCCAACCTGTCCTATTGCATGATGGCAGATAAATAAACGCTGAATGAAATATTTGGACTTTCTGTTTACTTTGATACTGTCTTGGTAATTCAATCATGAAGGCCTGGGTTCTTGTACTGGGTTTTGCCCTATACAAGTACGGTCAAGAAATCTAGTAAGACAAGTGTGAGCATTTGCACAATATGCTCTGTGCTTCACCACTGGGTTGTATTCCTTACTCAACTTAAATGGCAGTGTAAATGTTACTGTAGCAACCAGTTGTAGGCAAATCTCTGTACTACATATTGCAACTTGACATCCAAGCTCCTGCTGTGGTCCTGTTTACAACACCAACTAAGAGCCAAGTAAACTGACTTCTCTTAGCGTATATGGCTATGTGGTGGCACTGTCTACATTTTCATTATCTAGTATTTATCAAAATgagcattaatttggcctccagcactatcataaggaatcttggtgttatttttgatcaggatttgtcCTTAAACTCCTACATAAAACAattcaaggactgccttctttcatgtaacattgcaaaaataaggcACTTCCTGTcttaaaatgatgcagaaaaactagtccatgcatttgttacttcaaatCTGGATTACTGCACTTCACTCTCAACTGATTCAAAATGCTGCGgtacgtgtattgacaagaactaggaaacaagaTCATATTTGTCCAGTGTtaactgctctgcactggctacGGCTAACATGtagaatacaattattttttaaatcattctcCCGACCTACAAAGTGATTAATGGTCAGTCTCCAGTTTATCTAAAAGATCTCGTACCTTATAACCCAAATAGAGCATTGCGTTCcaagaatgcagggttacttgtggttcctagagtctctaaaagtacagtgggagccagagccttcagctatcaagcttctctcctgtggaaccagctgtgtttgtgttcgggaggcagacaccctcttcacatttaagagcaggctaaagactttcaactttgataaagcttatagttcgGGCCGGCTCAGGCTTGctttggaccagcccctagttatgctgctataggcttagactgccaggggacttgcacatctctcctcctttccccatctctctctcctcttctccctctatctgtgTGCATTCATATCCTTTAAATGAATGTTACTAACTCAgtatccggggcatcatccccgcagtttctgtgtctctcatctggcaggttgccactaccAATagttacgtctggatcataaATCGTGGCTACGCCTGACGCCCAGGCAACGGGAAGAttttttgacatcatcctggattctatttttaaatacgatcaaatcatcatttctgtcacacagatgttatatttttactttgttgtttattctgtacaaacgtcatctattgcacgtctgtccgtcctgggagaggatccctcctcagttgctctccctgaggtgtCTTCCATTTTCCTCCCTTTAATTGGGGGATTCTTtaagggagtttttccttgtgcagtgCGAGGGtcgaaggacagagggtgttgtatcctgtacagtctgtaaagcccactaagacaaatgtgtaatttgtgatattgggctatataaatacatttgatttgatgatttgatttgatgtaccTTTGTAATGCCCATATGTACTCTGTCACTGCATGGTTGTGGTTTTGtcttatgttgtgttttaaagaagCTCCTAAAGGTGTGCAGCAGATGTTCTGTCAAAACTTGAGCAACACATGCCAATACTTGACACATGTAAGTGTGAAACATACTTCATGCAATGTAGCAAGAAATCTGGAATTATGTAGCTCAACACATTACAAACCATGAAAACATACCTCCCGGCAAAACGCATGGTTCCTTCCCGTCACAACAGAGGGAAAGCAGCCAGAGGCTCAATAGGAAGCACATCGAGGACCAACCTAAGTGGGGATGGTGTAAAAAAACAGTCCGCAGAGATGAAAAGAGTCGGCCTCATAAACACCAGAATGCCTCATAATTTTAAATTTTAACAATGCCTGTATTGATTTGACAAATACTTATCAACTCACAAAACTCAAGTATATTTTCTAtcagtgaaaaaaaaagagacaatggAAAGAAAGATAGCTGCCAAAGTCTATCCATATGTCTCACTCATGCTGcgtgcttgcatgtgtgtgcgcctATGTGCTAATATGTAGCAGTTGTTCATTAACCCCTCCTCCTAACAGTGGCTGGAGCGATGGGATTTAGGGCTTATTTTGGTTCCATATTTGTGCCAGCTCATGTCTCATGCCTTTGATGTCCATTGctgggctttttttttcttttttacagggCAACATTCGTGAGTAGGTTTGACCGCAGGCAACAGTTACTTTTAGAGGAAAGTAATGTAAAGGAAAAACAGTGCTGCAAACCAGTAACACTAGAGTGAGAGCATCACTGAGTCACATCTGCTTCATGTGGTTCAAAGACATCAGGAGTGGCACACAATTTTTAAACATCttgtacacagacagacaaagacagacacacatgttcTCAAATATCCACAAGGTTACTGTATtaaagacacataaacaaaGACATGGGGAATGTTGACTGTGTCTCTTTCTGGGCTGGCTAAAATGGGATAAGCACACATTGCTTTGTATGAGAAAGTGTATGTGCAAGagtattatttttaactttatcCTGTGTTTGAAACGGGCTAAATCTGCAACTGGTTAAAAACCTAAATATTCTTAGCTTTTAGTGGTGCAAAGGTTCCTCTCCATTCAAAAATGTAGTTCTAATaagtatatgtaaatatgttgatGAGTCCTGGGAGATGGCAGCTGATTGAACAATGACATTGATTGATGATTGACAGCACCTGTGATAAATGAGTGTTGTGTTGTAtaaaagcagcagcttcagttttGTTCAAGCATGAGCTACTCTTTCCATTGACACTCCACAAGTTCATCATTTGCAAGGCATCACTTCAGAATGGGTACCTTTTTAACTCTGTGTTCTTGTATTTGCTGAGGGTTTTTGACAGTATGTGTCTCTTGTTGTGCCTCATagatttgtactatgtttaatTTGCTGAGTTTCTGACATTTGCTAATTGTAATTTTCTATTTCTTGGTTTAGCAGCAAAGAGAGTGTTGATTGTATATGCACACCAGAGCTCAGGGTCATTCAATGCTGCAGCCAAAGATGCTGCTGAGGAAGTTTTAGCCGCCCAGGGCTGCACA
This portion of the Cottoperca gobio chromosome 21, fCotGob3.1, whole genome shotgun sequence genome encodes:
- the LOC115026436 gene encoding NAD(P)H dehydrogenase [quinone] 1-like isoform X1, which encodes MAAKRVLIVYAHQSSGSFNAAAKDAAEEVLAAQGCTVQVSDLYVMKFKATATAEDITGEVKNADHFRYAQETNLAWEEGKLCADITEEQRKLTEADLIIFQFPMYWFTVPAIMKGWIDRVLTLGFAYSQEKRYSQGIFKDKKAMLSFTTGSHESMFSSNGINGDMNVTLWPLQNGILHYCGFQVLAPQIFWAPSDIPSEVRSTMLEGWRTRLQGVLGEKPLYFTPLDCFDREKGYQLKPEVHEKHATKEFGLTVGIHLGLALPPNNQMKAGV
- the LOC115026436 gene encoding NAD(P)H dehydrogenase [quinone] 1-like isoform X2 — translated: MAKRVLIVYAHQSSGSFNAAAKDAAEEVLAAQGCTVQVSDLYVMKFKATATAEDITGEVKNADHFRYAQETNLAWEEGKLCADITEEQRKLTEADLIIFQFPMYWFTVPAIMKGWIDRVLTLGFAYSQEKRYSQGIFKDKKAMLSFTTGSHESMFSSNGINGDMNVTLWPLQNGILHYCGFQVLAPQIFWAPSDIPSEVRSTMLEGWRTRLQGVLGEKPLYFTPLDCFDREKGYQLKPEVHEKHATKEFGLTVGIHLGLALPPNNQMKAGV